A genome region from Solanum pennellii chromosome 12, SPENNV200 includes the following:
- the LOC107006740 gene encoding peroxidase 5-like, translating into MDSKGINLALFVCLILSFSSSILAYRTPYWPSIKVGYYRYTCPYAEHIVQHVVNRAVSRNPGIAAGLIRLHFHDCFVRGCDASVLLDGPNSEKEGIPNKNSLRGFEVIDAAKAALEAACPRVVSCADILAFAARDSSYKVGRIYYDVQAGRRDGRVSIDSETLTNLPSPFVNATELIKSFASKGMSVDEMVTLSGAHSIGIAHCGVFASRLYPQNNQQSLPIDPEYADFLKSICPPEALTNGTGAANPANLDPLTPNRLDNRYYLALKSQKGLMISDQALMANPTTARLVNYNARFGSIWSRKFAAAMIHMGTIDVLTGRNGEIRRNCHFVN; encoded by the exons atggattCCAAAGGCATCAATCTTGCACTTTTTGTTTGCctcattttatcattttcatcgTCTATTCTTGCTTATCGAACACCATATTGGCCATCGATTAAAGTAGGTTACTATCGATATACTTGTCCCTATGCAGAACACATTGTTCAACATGTCGTAAACAGAGCTGTCTCTCGTAATCCAGGCATTGCTGCTGGACTTATCAGGTTACATTTCCACGATTGCTTTGTCAGA GGGTGTGATGCATCCGTGTTATTGGATGGACCAAACTCCGAGAAGGAAGGTATTCCAAACAAGAACAGTTTACGAGGTTTTGAGGTGATTGATGCTGCAAAAGCTGCACTTGAGGCTGCATGCCCTAGAGTTGTTTCGTGTGCAGACATACTTGCATTTGCTGCTCGGGACAGTTCTTACAAAGTTGGGAGAATATACTATGATGTCCAAGCAGGACGTCGTGATGGTCGTGTTTCTATTGACTCTGAAACATTGACTAATCTTCCTTCTCCTTTCGTCAATGCCACCGAACTCATCAAGAGTTTTGCAAGCAAAGGTATGTCTGTTGATGAAATGGTGACCCTCTCTGGCGCGCATTCCATTGGCATTGCACATTGCGGTGTATTTGCTAGCCGTTTGTATCCTCAAAACAATCAACAAAGTCTTCCAATTGATCCTGAATACGCGGACTTCTTGAAGTCTATTTGTCCACCAGAAGCACTTACAAATGGGACGGGAGCTGCTAATCCCGCGAACCTTGATCCCCTGACACCAAACAGGTTGGATAACAGATATTACTTGGCTTTAAAGAGTCAAAAAGGACTTATGATTTCAGATCAGGCGTTGATGGCAAACCCGACAACAGCTAGATTGGTGAACTACAATGCTAGATTTGGTTCAATTTGGTCAAGGAAGTTTGCAGCTGCAATGATTCACATGGGTACTATAGATGTCCTGACAGGTCGAAACGGAGAGATCAGAAGGAACTGTCATTTCGTCAACTAA